A stretch of Mauremys reevesii isolate NIE-2019 linkage group 25, ASM1616193v1, whole genome shotgun sequence DNA encodes these proteins:
- the MYG1 gene encoding MYG1 exonuclease — protein MGLGLRAARLLLRPRRMPGPGPKRPRSAMAPRIGTHNGTFHCDEALACYLLRLLPQYRDAEIIRTREPQLLSECDVVVDVGGEYDPQKHRYDHHQRSFAQSMHCLRPDKPWKTKLSSAGLVYFHFGSQILASLLGLKEEDPVVQALYDKLYENFVEEIDAIDNGIAQWDGEPRYAMTTNLSARVAYLNPRWNDMDQDTEAGFKKAMELVGREFRDRLDYYHRAWLPARTLVEEAIQKRFKVDPSGEILVFSQGGCPWKEHLFSLESELGVEKPIKFVLYTDQNGQWRVQCVPAGLHTFQNRLSLPEEWRGVRDEALSQLSGIPGCVFVHAGGFIGGNRTQEGALRMAQSALARQTGPDAPSS, from the exons ATGGGGCTCGGGCTCCGCGCGGCCCGGCTGCTGCTCCGACCCCGCCGCATGCCGGGCCCCGGCCCCAAGCGGCCCCGCAGCGCCATGGCCCCGCGCATCGGGACCCACAACGGCACCTTCCACTGCGACGAGGCGCTGGCCTGCTACCTGCTGCGGCTGCTGCCCCAGTACCGG GATGCAGAGATCATCCGGACgcgggagccccagctgctgtccGAGTGCGACGTGGTGGTGGACGTGGGTGGCGAGTACGACCCTCAGAAACACCGGTACGATCACCACCAGAG GTCCTTTGCACAGTCCATGCACTGCCTGAGGCCCGACAAGCCCTGGAAAACCAAGCTGAGCAGTGCGGGGCTGGTGTATTTCCATTTTGGCTCCCAGATCCTGGCCAGCCTGCTGGGgctgaaggaggaggatccggtaGTGCAGGCGCTGTACGATAAG CTGTACGAGAACTTTGTGGAGGAGATCGACGCCATCGACAACGGCATCGCCCAGTGGGACGGGGAGCCTCGCTACGCCATGACCACCAACCTCAGCGCCAGGGTGGCCTACCTCAACCCCCGCTGGAATGACATGGACCAGGACACGGAG GCTGGGTTCAAGAAGGCGATGGAGCTGGTGGGCCGGGAGTTCCGGGACCGTCTCGATTACTACCACCGCGCCTGGCTGCCGGCTCGCACGCTGGTGGAGGAGGCCATTCAGAAGCGCTTCAAG GTGGACCCCAGTGGCGAGATCCTTGTGTTCTCCCAGGGCGGCTGCCCCTGGAAGGAGCATCTTTTCAGCCTGGAGTCGGAGCTGGGAGTGGAGAAACCCATCAAGTTCGTCCTGTACACGGATCAGAACGGCCAGTGGCGAGTACAGTGCGTCCCCGCCGGGCTCCACACCTTCCAGAATCG GCTGTCCCTGCCGGAGGAGTGGCGCGGAGTCCGGGATGAGGCGCTCTCCCAGCTCAGCGGCATCCCGGGCTGCGTTTTCGTGCACGCCGGTGGCTTCATCGGAGGCAACCGGACCCAGGAAGGGGCCCTGCGAATGGCTCAGAGCGCGCTGGCTCGGCAGACCGGCCCCGACGCACCGAGCAGCTGA